In Acidobacteriota bacterium, the sequence AAAAGGCGGCGATCAGCGAAGCTTCGTCAGCGGCTTTCAGGTAATTGAACGTTTGCGGCGGCGAAGGAACACGGTAAGTGAGTTTGCCGCCTCGCTGACCTGCGACATGTTCACGAAAACCGTTTTGTTGAGGAGTAGCAATGGGTGGAACCTTGGAACGGCAAGCAATCGCATTCCAGAGGACAAACAGCGAAAAGAGCAGGAAATATCCCGACCAGATTTTTTTCATTGGTTGCCTTGCACACAGGTATCCACGGCAAACTTAAATCGTATTCGTCAAGCTGGGTTGAATACCTAAGATGGGGGGTTGCCGATTGGCATCACATTTGGCGGCGAAATAAACTTGTCGCCAAATGGTGGGAGATGTTATTAGCAACCGCGCCTTAAATGGTTGGGTAATTTGTACGGCTCAATCACCCTTCGTTGCCTTGATAAACGGAGCACTCTAAAACGCAACGCAATCGGAGCTTACCATCGACCGCCGACTATGCTGAAGCTAATTTTTCACAGATTCTTTCAGGGTGTCTTTATCCTGCTGATCATTTCCATGCTGGTCTTTGCCTTGCTGGCTTCAACCGGTGGAGACGCGGTCAGCGCGCTGCAAACCAACTCGCAAACCTCGGAAGAGACTCTCGCAACTTTGCGGCATATCTATGGTTTGGATCGTTCGTTGCCAGTTCGATACGCAAGCTGGTTAAGCGCGCTTTTCCGCGGAAATCTGGGCCAATCCCTTTACTTTCAAACATCCGTTGGAAACATTCTCCTGTCGCGGTTGAGCAGGACAGCGGAGCTTGCCGTGTGTGCGCTGTTTATCGCCCTTCTTTTCGCATTCACGTTGGGATTGGCCGCCGCCCACCGAGTGGGTTCCTGGGCGGATCGAATTTGCAACGCCATCATCTTGTTCGCGGCTTCCACGCCAAGATTGGTATTGGCAATTTTGGGACTTTCCATCACTGCACGCACAACGTTGTTCAAACTCGCCGTTGCCACGAACTCTACAATAGATTCAAGCTATGGAACATGGCTTCTTCGCCTTTTGCCGCCTGCCCTGATCCTAGCTGTTCCTCTGATCGCGGTCTTGCTGGCGCAAACACGAACTGCCGTCGCGGCTACGCTCGAAACGGAATTTGTCCGCACTGCGCGCGCCAAAGGCCTGTCGGAAAGAATCATCCTGCAACGCCATGCCCTGCGTCCGGCTCTGAATCCCTTGATCACAACTGTGGGGTATTCCATCGGAGGGTTGATGAGCGGTTCGGTCATCGTCGAACAGGTGATGAATTGGCCCGGTTTGGGGCAATTAAGCGTAATTGCCGTGCAAAGCCGCGACGTAGCCTTGTTGATGGGAATTGTGTTGGTGACCTCGGCGGCAGTTCTGATCGGAAACCTGGCCGCCGACATTCTGCTGCGTTTGAATGACCCTCGATTGCGATAAGACTCCTCACTTTGATGAACTCGCCTAAACCACAACTGGATGAAAAAGCCCTGGGAACACCGGCAAACCCCGAAGCTGTTTTTGGGACGATGTTTATTGCACAGAGGCTTCGCGATCGTCGCGCCCTGTTGGCCGGAAGCATTCTCGTCATTATTTTTTACCTGATTGCCCTGTTTGCCGAGTTCATTGCTCCCTACGACTACAAGTCCCAATCGCGCACACAGCCTATGGCTCCGCCCTTGCCGCTGCACTTTCGTGACGCACAGGGAAATTGGAACTTGCGACCATTCATTTATCCCTTAACGCTGGTTGACTCGCTGGAACGCCGTTACGAAGAAAACACCCAACAAATTTATCCGCTGGAATTTTTCGCGCGTGGGTATCCCTACAAGCTTTTTGGATTGTTCCCAACTGATCTGCATTTATTTGGAGTCCAAAGCGCGAACAACGCCGGATCACCGCGTGTTTATTTGTTGGGTACGGATGGTTTGGGACGCGACCGGTTTTCGCGGTTGATGATCGCTACGCGGTTTTCCCTGTTGGTCGGCCCGCTCGGAACTCTGCTGGCCAGTGCGCTTGGTATTCTGATCGGGTTGATTGCGGGTTATGCCGGATCGTGGATTGACGCAGTTCTGATGCGAGCGGCGGATGTGATGATGGCCCTTCCTGCGTTGATACTGATTTTGGCGGTGCGTGCGGCGTTTCCGTTGGAGCTTCCACCAACGCGCGCAGCAACCTTGCTGATCACGATTTTTGTCGTCTTGGGTTGGGCGGAAATGGCTCGGTTGACGCGCGGGTTGACGTTGGAATTGCGCCGGCGCGAATTTGTGTTGGCCGCTATCAGTTTGGGGTGTTCACCGGCGCGCGTGCTGTTTCGCCACCTGTTGCCAAACGCCGCCC encodes:
- a CDS encoding ABC transporter permease, with the protein product MLKLIFHRFFQGVFILLIISMLVFALLASTGGDAVSALQTNSQTSEETLATLRHIYGLDRSLPVRYASWLSALFRGNLGQSLYFQTSVGNILLSRLSRTAELAVCALFIALLFAFTLGLAAAHRVGSWADRICNAIILFAASTPRLVLAILGLSITARTTLFKLAVATNSTIDSSYGTWLLRLLPPALILAVPLIAVLLAQTRTAVAATLETEFVRTARAKGLSERIILQRHALRPALNPLITTVGYSIGGLMSGSVIVEQVMNWPGLGQLSVIAVQSRDVALLMGIVLVTSAAVLIGNLAADILLRLNDPRLR
- a CDS encoding ABC transporter permease, whose protein sequence is MNSPKPQLDEKALGTPANPEAVFGTMFIAQRLRDRRALLAGSILVIIFYLIALFAEFIAPYDYKSQSRTQPMAPPLPLHFRDAQGNWNLRPFIYPLTLVDSLERRYEENTQQIYPLEFFARGYPYKLFGLFPTDLHLFGVQSANNAGSPRVYLLGTDGLGRDRFSRLMIATRFSLLVGPLGTLLASALGILIGLIAGYAGSWIDAVLMRAADVMMALPALILILAVRAAFPLELPPTRAATLLITIFVVLGWAEMARLTRGLTLELRRREFVLAAISLGCSPARVLFRHLLPNAARPLLTQTFLMLPAFLLSETALSFLGVGLQEPEASWGNLLTEATNLSLLERSDSWPMLAPAFAITIFVLGTRLFGKGLESIGESFDNEVR